From a single Brassica napus cultivar Da-Ae chromosome C9, Da-Ae, whole genome shotgun sequence genomic region:
- the LOC106366623 gene encoding squamosa promoter-binding-like protein 2 codes for MECEWENLISFGTSSAEIPRKLRPMDWETDEFDCSFPTAAYGSSSGLAHAFSKSSKSTSISSSSPEARTLNFTSEELGSSEEFAKGINTSPSLELSFGSGDPVLGLKLGKRTYFEDFWEVENGARGSALPASLVSSSASPVKRTKSVTQKVQIPRCQVEGCNLDLSSAKDYHRKHRICENHSKFPKVVVSGVERRFCQQCSRFHCLSEFDEKKRSCRRRLSDHNARRRKPNPERTYEGKQQMDFVWNRFALIHTRSEEKFLWPNPKPIPSRGLIQQSAKTRAELLSKEKVTISSSMGASQDLDGALSLLSNSTSWVPSDQPTRFSLDHHPTTNLQPMAPRSVTQLSTVSDYWQPDPPAVEGPTDLRRNAVGQFNENYFSLNQFYN; via the exons ATGGAGTGTGAATGGGAAAATTTAATATCTTTTGGTACATCATCAGCTGAAATTCCAAGAAAGCTACGACCAATGGATTGGGAAACCGATGAGTTTGATTGTAGCTTTCCTACAGCTGCTTATGGTAGTAGTTCAGGTCTAGCTCATGCTTTCTCTAAAAGCTCAAAGTCAACTTCCATTAGCTCCTCATCACCTGAAGCGAGAACACTCAACTTCACATCAGAAGAGTTGGGGAGCAGTGAAGAGTTTGCGAAAGGAATCAATACATCTCCGAGTCTTGAACTTTCCTTTGGCTCTGGTGATCCAGTTCTTGGTTTAAAGCTTGGTAAGAGAACATACTTTGAAGACTTTTGGGAAGTGGAGAACGGCGCCAGAGGCTCGGCACTTCCTGCGAGTCTTGTGTCATCTTCTGCTTCTCCGGTGAAGAGAACGAAATCTGTTACTCAGAAGGTACAAATTCCTCGTTGCCAAGTTGAAGGATGTAACCTCGATCTCTCGTCAGCTAAAGACTATCATCGCAAACACAGGATCTGTGAGAACCATTCAAAGTTCCCTAAAGTCGTTGTGAGTGGCGTAGAACGTCGGTTCTGCCAACAATGTAGCAG GTTCCACTGTCTCTCTGAGTTTGATGAGAAGAAACGTAGCTGTCGCAGGCGTCTCTCAGATCACAATGCAAGACGTCGCAAGCCAAATCCTGAGAGGACATATG AAGGGAAACAACAAATGGATTTTGTATGGAACAGATTTGCTCTTATccatacaaggagtgaggaaaAATTTCTATGGCCAAATCCAAAACCTATACCATCTAGAGGGTTAATACAGCAATCTGCAAAGACTAGAGCTGAGTTGCTCAGTAAAG AAAAGGTGACAATCTCTTCAAGCATGGGTGCTTCTCAAGATCTTGATGGTGCTCTCTCTCTTCTGTCAAATTCAACATCATGGGTTCCCTCTGACCAGCCAACACGGTTTTCCCTTGATCACCACCCCACAACCAACCTCCAACCCATGGCTCCCCGGTCCGTGACTCAACTCAGTACGGTGTCCGACTATTGGCAGCCGGACCCACCAGCGGTTGAAGGCCCAACCGATCTACGTAGAAACGCGGTAGGCCAGTTTAATGAGAACTACTTCAGCTTGAACcagttttataactga
- the LOC106437370 gene encoding delta(3,5)-Delta(2,4)-dienoyl-CoA isomerase, peroxisomal, producing MDSYKTLEIVRKNTDSSVFHLVLNRPSQLNALSLDFFDEFPKALSSLDQNPHVSVIILSGAGKHFCSGIDLASLSSIADQSSSGRDRGRSSEGLRRRIKSMQAAITAVEECRKPVIAAVHGACIGGGVDLVTACDVRYCSEDAFFSIKEVDLAIVADLGTLQRLPRIVGHAKAMELALTARRFSGCEAKELGLVSQVFGSKSELDKGVTMIAERIAAKSPLAVTGTKAVLLRSREMSVEQGLDYVATWNSGMLISDDLNEAVSAQMMKRQPRFSKL from the exons ATGGATTCCTACAAAACCCTAGAAATCGTTCGCAAGAACACCGACTCCTCCGTCTTCCACCTCGTCCTCAATAGGCCGTCGCAGCTCAACGCCTTATCTCTCGACTTCTTCGACGAATTCCCCAAAGCCCTATCGTCCCTCGACCAAAACCCACACGTCTCCGTCATCATCCTCTCCGGCGCCGGAAAACACTTCTGCTCCGGGATCGACCTCGCTTCCCTCTCCTCGATCGCCGACCAATCGTCCTCAGGCCGCGACAGAGGGCGCTCGAGCGAGGGTCTACGCCGCAGGATCAAATCGATGCAGGCGGCGATAACCGCCGTGGAAGAGTGCCGGAAGCCTGTGATAGCAGCTGTGCACGGCGCGTGTATCGGAGGGGGAGTTGATCTCGTCACGGCGTGTGACGTTAGATACTGCTCCGAGGACGCTTTCTTCTCGATCAAGGAGGTTGATCTAGCGATCGTCGCGGATCTCGGGACTCTCCAGCGGTTGCCGAGGATCGTCGGGCACGCGAAGGCTATGGAGTTGGCGTTGACGGCGAGACGATTCTCGGGATGTGAAGCGAAGGAACTTGGTCTCGTTTCTCAGGTTTTTGGATCTAAGTCGGAGCTTGATAAAGGCGTCACGATGATCGCTGAAA gaATAGCAGCGAAGTCTCCTTTAGCTGTGACAGGGACAAAGGCTGTGCTGTTGAGAAGCAGAGAGATGAGTGTAGAACAAGGTCTTGACTACGTAGCAACTTGGAACTCGGGTATGCTTATATCAGACGATCTCAACGAAGCTGTCTCTGCTCAGATGATGAAAAGACAACC